A window of Dethiosulfovibrio peptidovorans genomic DNA:
GACGCTCAGATATGCAAAAAAAATCAAGGCTGATCCGTCTAAAAGCGTGGTGATCGACCTTGACTTTGGAGACCTGGCTTTCGACGAGTCGAAGATCAACCTCCAGTTTACAAAAACCCACCAAATAGTCCTCATGGTGTTTTTGATCACCATACTGATCGCAGGGTTCGGGCTTTTGAAACTTCACTGGTACATCAACCAGCTCGCCGGTTTGTTCCTCATCATGGGGATAGTGGTCGGCATAGTGAACAGGAAGACCCCCAACCGAATCGCTGAGCTTTTTGTTGAGGGCATGAGTAAAGGGGTTCTCTCAGCCATGGTGGTCGGCGTAGCTCGCGGGATACTCGTCGTACTCTCGGAAGGCAAGATCGTCGACTCCATAATAAACGGCATGGCAAATCTTTTAGGGCAGGGATCGGCGTACCTGAGCTCCGTCGGGATGCTGCTGTTCCAGACCCTTATGAACTTCCTGATACCGTCGGGCTCTGGACAGGCTGCCACGACCATGCCCATCATGGCCCCTCTTGCCGATCTGTTGGAGGTCAAAAGACAGGTGGCCGTACTGGCTTTCCAGTTTGGCGACGGATTCTCAAACCTTCTCTGGCCAACCGGTTTCATACTCATAGGATGCATACTGGCCAGAGTTCCACTCAGCCGATATCTGCGCTGGTTCCTCCCCCTTTTCGCAGTCCTGTTCGCAGTCCAGGTATTGTTCCTCTGGGGAGCCATAGCCATAGGGTACGGCCCGTTTTAACCC
This region includes:
- a CDS encoding C4-dicarboxylate ABC transporter — its product is MVTQGKKRSSFPHVFVILLSIMVVAMVATWFVPAGEFNRQLDPKSNRTVIVPDSFHSVEQAPVDPFQMFVAVQKGMTQAGSIVFFIFIVFSSIYVVMSTGAIDAFIAWMVRKASSKPGSVNVTFTVLMAVFMIWGSTGTLSYEEMIAFVPIFSSLALALGYDPIVGLAVSFVSVGIGFASATINPFTIGVAQKISELPLFSGLIYRLLILVVMGGITIAWTLRYAKKIKADPSKSVVIDLDFGDLAFDESKINLQFTKTHQIVLMVFLITILIAGFGLLKLHWYINQLAGLFLIMGIVVGIVNRKTPNRIAELFVEGMSKGVLSAMVVGVARGILVVLSEGKIVDSIINGMANLLGQGSAYLSSVGMLLFQTLMNFLIPSGSGQAATTMPIMAPLADLLEVKRQVAVLAFQFGDGFSNLLWPTGFILIGCILARVPLSRYLRWFLPLFAVLFAVQVLFLWGAIAIGYGPF